The genomic region AGACCAAGAAGGAGGAACGGAAGATCGTGCGGGACGGCGAGAAGCAATGGGAGGCTGCCCGCAAGCAGGCCAGCAACCACAAGGTGATCGCCGGAACGGACAACGAAACCGCCATGCTGATGCGGTTCGTCCACCACGAGATTGTCGTCCACCTCGGTGACACTGTGACCTTCGCGAACACCGGGATGGGTGCGCCGCACACTGTAACGTTCGGCCGCGAGCCAGCGAACATATTCGCCCCAGTGGGAAGTCCCAAGAACTTTAGGGGCGGGGACCTCAGCTCCGGCCTGATGGAACCAGGCGCCAAGTTCACCGTGACGTTCAACAAGGTCGGCGAGTTCGATTACATCTGCGCGCTCCACGACTACATGGGCATGGTGGGGGAGGTGGAAGTTCTGCCCTGACCGGATTCGATGAGGCGATCTGGCTCCTTGTAGTGCCTGAACCGTCCTGCCTACGCTTTCACTACAGCGCAGGACAGCACCGAAGGAGCCAGAGTCATGAGCACACGGGTCTACTTTGAGGAATACGGCGATCCGCAGGTCCTGAAGGTGGGCACGGAGAAGCTGGCCGATCCGGGTGACGCCCTGGTGCGGGTGGAATTCCGGGCGGTCAGTGTAAACCCCGCGGACTGGAAGCTCGTGGCGGGCTACCTGAAAAAGTGGGTTCCCCTGGACTTTCCGGCGGTGCCCGGCAGCGAGGCGGCCGGCGTCGTGACCGCCGTCGGACCCGCATTCGAGGGGTTTGCGGTGGGTGACGAGGTCATGTGGAACGGATGGCTGGGCGGCTACCGGACTGAAACCGTGGTGCCGGCGGACCAGCTGACCCCCTTGCCGGCGGGTGTGGACTTCGAGCAGGCTGCCTGCATCCCGGTGGCAGGAGGCACGGCGTACTCGGCCCTGAAGCAGCTCGCCGTGGGAGCCGGGGACACCGTGCTAATCCATGGCGCCGCCGGCGGGGTTGGCTCGGCCGCGGTCCAGATCGCGCAGGCCTTCGGTGCCCGGGTGATCGGCACCGCGTCGGAGGCCAACCAGGAGTACCTTGGCGAGCTTGGCGCCGAACCCGTGACGTACGGCCCAGGTCTCGCCGACCGGGTCCGGGCGTTGGCCGAGGACGCCGGAACGGTCACGGCAGTCCTGGACACCGTGGGGAGCGAGGACTCGCTGGCAGCAACAGCCGAGCTGTTCCCGGCCGCCGGCCGGGCGGTGACCACCGTTCCGGGCGAGCAGTCATCCACGGCCGGGCTGGTCGCCGTTCAGCAGCTGGATGGCCGGGTGGCCGAAGTGGGGACGCTCGCCGCCGAAGGACAGATCACCTTCACTATCGCGCACCGGATGCCGCTGATCGAGGCCGCCGACGCACTCGAAATCAGCCGCAGTGGCCATGGCCGCGGGAAGATCCTGCTGCTGCCCTAGGTGCGCTGCCCAGCTAAACGGCTTAGAGTCCTGCCCTGGCCTCTTCCGGACCCTCGTGCTTCCACCAGGTGTCGAAGATGCTGACCGGAACAGTGCGCTTGTGCCGGGTCCGCAGGTATTTCTGTTCGATCAGCTCCGCTGCGCTGTCGCCCACGTCGCGGCCCTCGAGGTAGTCGTCGATCTGGTCGTAGCTCAGGCCCAGTTCGTCCTCGTCAGTGCGGCCGGGCCTGTCGTCCAGGAGGTCGGCCGTGGGCACCTTCTTCCACACCCGCTCCGGGGCGCCCAGATGCTCCAGCAGGGCACGGTTCTGCCGCTTATTCAGGCCGAACAGCGGCAGGATGTCGGCCCCGCCGTCGCCGTACTTGGTGAAGAACCCGGTGACGGATTCGGCGCCGTGGTCGGTGCCGATGACGAGGTAGTTGTGTTCCCCGGCCAGGGCGTACTGAGCGATCATGCGCGTGCGTGCCTTGGTGTTGCCCTTGTGGAAGTCAGAGATCCCGTTGCCGACCGTCTTTTCGAACTCGTCCTCGAAGCCGTCGACGGCGGCGGAAATGTTGAAGGTCCATTCCTTGGAGGCCTTGATGAAATCCAGGGCCACCCGCGCGTCCTCCTCGTCGTGCTGGACGCCGTAGGGAAGGCGGACCGCCACGAACTGCGCGTCCGTACCCTCTGACTGCAGCTCTTCGACGGCGAGCTGCGCGAGGCGCCCCGCGAGCGACGAGTCGAGGCCGCCGGAGATGCCCAGCACAAAGCCCTTGGTGCCGGTGGCCCTGAGGTACTCCTTGAGGAAAGTGACGCGTTTGCGCACCTCCTCTGCGGGATCGATCTGGGGCTGGACGCCCATTTCTTCGATGATCTTGGCTTGGAGTGTGCGCATGGGAAACAGCCTAGTCAGCGGAATCCGCAAGGCTCAACTGTTTCCGCCTGAGTCCCGGCTAGCGTGCAGCCGGTGCTGGGCCGGTGGAGCCCCGGACCGTCAGATGTGTCGGCATGACGGAGCGGCTTCGCGTGATGCCTCCAGCGAGCGGGTTCAGCTGGGCCAGCAGCATGGACACCGCGACGCGGCCAGCCTGTTCGATCGGGGAGGCCATGGTGGACAGCGGCGGGTTGCAGAAATCGGCGCCGAAGATGTCGTCACAGCCCACGATGCTCATGTCCTGCGGCACCCTGAGACCGCGTTCGCGGAGGCGCTGGAGCATTCCGATGGCGATGAGGTCGTTGAAGGCGATGCAGGCCGTGACGCCGCTGTGCACGGCCGCGTCGGCGGCCGCGGCACCGGATTGCGTCTTCGGGGCGAAGGGACCCAGCCTGCGCACCTCCACGCCGCGCTCTTCCGCCGCATCGGACAGCGTGGCCCACCGCCGGGTGCTGGACTGGGAGGTTGCCGGGCCGGCGATGTATGCCACCCGGGAGTGGCCCAGCGAGATGAGGTGGTCGAGAGCCTGGCTGGTGGCGGCAGGCGTGTCGATGATGACCGCGGGGACACCGGAAACGTCACGGTTGATCGTGACCATGGGCATCCGGGCGGCGGCAGCGGCGAGGGTATCGTCATTGAGTCGGGAGGCTGCCACGATCACGCCGTCGGCGCTCTTGCGCAGCTGCTCCAAAGTGCTGGCCTCAACCTCGTCCGATTCCTCGGTGTCCACCAGAAGCTGGGTGTACCCGGCCGCCTTGAGCTGGAGCTGAGTACCCCTGATGAGGTCGAAATAGAACGGGTTGGTGATGTCCGGAACCATGACGCCCACGGCGCCGGTGCGGCCGGAACTGAGCGCCTTCGCCTGCGAATTCGGTGTGTAGTTGAGTTCGACGGCGGCCGCCTGGATCCGCTGCCGGGTGCGGACATTGACGCGGTCCGGGTTGGTCAGGGCCCGTGACACTGTTGACGCGGCGACGCCGCACAAGGCGGCGATGTCATGGATGGTGGCAGGCCGGCCTGCTGCCACTGGTTGCATCGCCATGGGCGTTCCTTTCTGAACGTCAGATCTTCGGCTGTGACCGCTGCCACAGCTTGGAACAAGGATTGCATGTTTGCCATTTTATGGCAATCGGTTGTCAATCAGATGCCATGCTGGCTAGACTCAGGGGCAAGACATTCCTGTGAACTGCATCACCGCGCCTGCTCGGTATGGAATGTGCCGGGACTACCAAGGAGATTTCATGACTCAACCCAATGCCGTGTGGAGCCTGTCCGGTTTCGGCGACGAAGTAGACCCTGATCCGGCCATCCAGGCCGCGGTGTTGCTGGCCCTCGGTGCCAGCCACATCGAAGTCCGCAGTGCGTGGGGCACCAACGTGTCCGAGCTCGAGCAGGATGCCGTGGAGCGGCTCAAGACGATCCTGGATGAGAAGGGCCTCAAGGTCTCCGCCGTCGCCAGCCCCGTCGGCAAGGTTGACGTGAGCCTGCCCCTTGAACATGAGGTCACGCGGCTCCGCCAGATCATTTCGGTAGCTAAGGGCTTGGACACCAAATATGTCCGCATCTTCTCCTTCTACCGTGCGGAGGGGCAGGGCCAGGAAGATGTCCGAGATGCCGTGATGGAACGCATGGCGGCCCTGGCAGAGGAGGCCACGGCCTCGGGCATCGTCCTGCTCCATGAAAACGAAAAGGGCATTTACGGCGATACCCCGGAGCGCGTCCTGGACATCATGCAGACCGTCGACTCGCCGGCCCTGCGCGTCGCGTGGGATAACGCCAACTTCGTACAGGTGGGCGTCAAGCCCTACACCGAGGGCTACGCCATGCTGCGTCCCTACCTTGAGTACTTCCAAGTCAAGGACGCCATCGCCACTACCGGTGAAGTGGTTCCCGCCGGCGAGGGCGACGGCGAACTGGATGCCACCATCGCCGCACTCAAGGACGACGGTTTCGCCGGCTTCGCGTCGCTGGAGCCGCACCTGGCCAGCGCCCACGAGCTCGGCGGATTCTCCGGGCCGGTGGCCTTCGGAATCGCGGCCCGCGCCCTTGCCGGCCTGGCCGCGAAGAACGGCGTGACCCTGGCCTGACGGCCCGCCGCATTAGCAACACCGGTTCAGCCACGCAATCCGTCGAAGGAGCTTCGCATGATTACAACCGCCGTCATCGGTTGCGGTGACGTTTCGAGCGTCCATTTCGGTGCGCTCGCAACCATGGGCGACGCCCGCTTGGTGGCGGTCTGCGACACCGACCCCGGACGGTTGGAGGTGGTGACAGCTGCCTACGGCGTACCCGGCTACGCGAACCACCTGGATCTGCTCGAGAAGGTGCGTCCCGACGTCGTGCATATCTGCACGCCGCACCACCTTCACGCGCCGCTGGCG from Arthrobacter globiformis harbors:
- the nadE gene encoding ammonia-dependent NAD(+) synthetase, with the translated sequence MRTLQAKIIEEMGVQPQIDPAEEVRKRVTFLKEYLRATGTKGFVLGISGGLDSSLAGRLAQLAVEELQSEGTDAQFVAVRLPYGVQHDEEDARVALDFIKASKEWTFNISAAVDGFEDEFEKTVGNGISDFHKGNTKARTRMIAQYALAGEHNYLVIGTDHGAESVTGFFTKYGDGGADILPLFGLNKRQNRALLEHLGAPERVWKKVPTADLLDDRPGRTDEDELGLSYDQIDDYLEGRDVGDSAAELIEQKYLRTRHKRTVPVSIFDTWWKHEGPEEARAGL
- a CDS encoding sugar phosphate isomerase/epimerase family protein; amino-acid sequence: MTQPNAVWSLSGFGDEVDPDPAIQAAVLLALGASHIEVRSAWGTNVSELEQDAVERLKTILDEKGLKVSAVASPVGKVDVSLPLEHEVTRLRQIISVAKGLDTKYVRIFSFYRAEGQGQEDVRDAVMERMAALAEEATASGIVLLHENEKGIYGDTPERVLDIMQTVDSPALRVAWDNANFVQVGVKPYTEGYAMLRPYLEYFQVKDAIATTGEVVPAGEGDGELDATIAALKDDGFAGFASLEPHLASAHELGGFSGPVAFGIAARALAGLAAKNGVTLA
- a CDS encoding NADP-dependent oxidoreductase, which produces MSTRVYFEEYGDPQVLKVGTEKLADPGDALVRVEFRAVSVNPADWKLVAGYLKKWVPLDFPAVPGSEAAGVVTAVGPAFEGFAVGDEVMWNGWLGGYRTETVVPADQLTPLPAGVDFEQAACIPVAGGTAYSALKQLAVGAGDTVLIHGAAGGVGSAAVQIAQAFGARVIGTASEANQEYLGELGAEPVTYGPGLADRVRALAEDAGTVTAVLDTVGSEDSLAATAELFPAAGRAVTTVPGEQSSTAGLVAVQQLDGRVAEVGTLAAEGQITFTIAHRMPLIEAADALEISRSGHGRGKILLLP
- a CDS encoding LacI family DNA-binding transcriptional regulator, which translates into the protein MAMQPVAAGRPATIHDIAALCGVAASTVSRALTNPDRVNVRTRQRIQAAAVELNYTPNSQAKALSSGRTGAVGVMVPDITNPFYFDLIRGTQLQLKAAGYTQLLVDTEESDEVEASTLEQLRKSADGVIVAASRLNDDTLAAAAARMPMVTINRDVSGVPAVIIDTPAATSQALDHLISLGHSRVAYIAGPATSQSSTRRWATLSDAAEERGVEVRRLGPFAPKTQSGAAAADAAVHSGVTACIAFNDLIAIGMLQRLRERGLRVPQDMSIVGCDDIFGADFCNPPLSTMASPIEQAGRVAVSMLLAQLNPLAGGITRSRSVMPTHLTVRGSTGPAPAAR